DNA sequence from the Glycine soja cultivar W05 chromosome 18, ASM419377v2, whole genome shotgun sequence genome:
agtctCGAGGAGTCTCTTTATTCAAACAATCCAGATGCACTAGAAATGCTTCAAAAGTTGAGAGAAGCGCAGCAGGAAGAGCAGTTCATTTTATCTGAAATTATGAAGAGGTACATATCCAAAGTTCATTTTACATTAGTTTTGCcatttgaaacaaaatttttaagaaacgtAAGCAAAGACAGGTTGAAAATGCAAAGTTAAACAATAGGTTGAGATGAGCCTCTGTTTACTACATCTTTGTGAACCCTTTCTGGAGAGTGTAGACTATCATTGAATAACatgttttctagttttttttggaATTGGTGGTTCATGGTACACTGCTTTTGCATATACCATCCTTCTTGATTCCCTTCAAGTGTGCTTAAATGAAGATAGCTGATTTCTATATCCTTTTTTCCCATGAGTGATAGATATGAAAACTTATTAGAAGTTCTCTTCTAGTTTTTTATGTATTAAGGTCAACGggctaaattttgtaataaataagcTGACCTCTCATAAACTGTACATGTGTGACTCTGCTTCCTAGAAAGagtcaagaaacacatacaaaCAGGTCAATGGCACTAGTGCAGCAAGCTTcatttcttttgtttaaagaaTTTGTCAATTTGTGTGttgcatttttaatttgtaattgaagCACAACTACTCTAGATTTACGTAATATACTGAGTGCATCAAATTTTCAACCAATTTCATCTTAACTGTGGATGACTTTTAGTAGATGTCCCCACATATTACATAATCACATTTACTAGCAAAATGTGCATGCCTTCTTGATTTGGAAGTtccctcctctctctctctctctttctctctctctctagggAGGAGGAACATTTGAAACTTTCTGCAGATATTGAAAAGAAGCAGAAAGTAGCATCCAGGAAATCCTATACTGACCGGATAAAGGAGATTACAAAAAATAGTCGGAAACAAGACGCTGACATTGAGCGGATCTTAAAAGATACAAGGGTGGTTCAACTGGAGAGTAATTCAATCCAGGAAAGCTTGCATCGAACATATGCTGTCGCAGATGAAATTGTCTTTAGGTATGAAGTGTTATTATTTCCAGCACATCCACATGCCCACAAAAATACTACTAATGATTATGCACACACaagaaagaagaatgaaaattgAAAGATACTTGGGAAACTAAACATAGAGATGGAGACAATGAAGCACCCTGAGctgaatatcattaggaatcTAATCTAGCTAtggattcttttattttatgtcatggttgattttgtttttcacCAAAGGTAAGTAATGTGCAATTTGTTTTCCATTTCTTATCCTTACAGGGAAGCAAAGAAAGACCCAACAGGGCTGCATGTTTATAGGCTCCTGGTTAGCATCCACAAAGGTTTTGAACAAATATCTGAGAAAATTCTGGCAACTGATAGAATTAGAAGAGAAGTAGCTGAATATGAAACAAAACTGGCAGCCACGGCTTCCAGAAGCTTAGATGTGAGCGAACTAAAAGCTAATCTTGATGCCATTATTAGAGAAAAAGAATAGCCTGAATAACATTTGCAGTTAAGTTAATTTCAGGAACTCATTTGAAACTGGCAACCCCAACTTCCAGAAGCTTAGATGTTATCAATCTAAGCTGATCTTGAGATTGGTATTTGGGAAAATGAATACCTCGACAAACAGTTACAGGACATGTGACATTATTTCAACAAGTCATTGGGTACCACCATTTCTAACAGTCAATTACCATtcttcatgtttttgtgttgcaaAGTTCCATATAGGAAcacattatttatttgtttcttattgTTTAAATGATTGAGGGGAGTATTCATACTTGTTTTGTCCATCGTTTGATAGTACTTGTGCTCCACTTTTATTCTAACTTGCATGAGGTTCTGACCTAAATTCCCTGACAAAGCAACTTTGGTATTTATGGCCTCTTTGATATCCAGACCTCCTTCACTTTTGGAAGCTTTTAGCATCTTTCAATGGACAAGTTGGGATGTCAGAGTGGTCACCAATAAGAGTGAAGAGAATGGTG
Encoded proteins:
- the LOC114394404 gene encoding coiled-coil domain-containing protein 22 homolog isoform X1; this encodes MEPQTREIEGTKDDVSINQANKDESSSRMEGFIKDEFDCVLNEKEPPEGLVDAGGGSFGNEENPFHIGDEPLTVLKQKEKKLVDEVSVRTSELAHLERELELMNETAEMAFNNQHSIDFYIDQLNEQVQAKRNYLLTLESEWDTVRKPLEERKRSLEESLYSNNPDALEMLQKLREAQQEEQFILSEIMKREEEHLKLSADIEKKQKVASRKSYTDRIKEITKNSRKQDADIERILKDTRVVQLESNSIQESLHRTYAVADEIVFREAKKDPTGLHVYRLLVSIHKGFEQISEKILATDRIRREVAEYETKLAATASRSLDVSELKANLDAIIREKE
- the LOC114394404 gene encoding coiled-coil domain-containing protein 22 homolog isoform X2, whose translation is MEPQTREIEGTKDDVSINQANKDESSSRMEGFIKDEFDCVLNEKEPPEGLVDAGGGSFGNEENPFHIGDEPLTVLKQKEKKLVDEVSVRTSELAHLERELELMNETAEMAFNNQHSIDFYIDQLNEQVQAKRNYLLTLESEWDTVRKPLEERKRSLEESLYSNNPDALEMLQKLREAQQEEQFILSEIMKREEEHLKLSADIEKKQKVASRKSYTDRIKEITKNSRKQDADIERILKDTRVVQLESNSIQESLHRTYAVADEIVFREAKKDPTGLHVYRLLVSIHKGFEQISEKILATDRIRREVAEYETKLAATASRSLDELI